In Candidatus Dependentiae bacterium, the following proteins share a genomic window:
- a CDS encoding NTP transferase domain-containing protein, producing MLENLQAIVLAGGISERFQTGKTKLIEKICGTEMILYPVNLLKSLSIPTTIVVGFQHDRIKKIIQSSNPEVTFVLQLSPLGTGHAAKLTKDIWSENHILLMNGDIPLITPEIINKLYRQHIKTDADISFITAHGIDLDSKKYSRVIINDNKIQVSEEPNTDQGDDADQCCISAGIYIAKRSFLNTYIDKLSKNESTGEFYLPELVKIASDNHCKIITTSVSFDIVRSIDTLADLWAIEHIKRSQLMLHWMDHGVRFANTLNVLIDETVTIEPGCYIGSGAMLLGHTKIKSRSSIGAYTQIENSTIEEQCTIPPHMIISQSKITKEMKLSSFTQIDKYSEQDVSEVSFMGARKIQETIL from the coding sequence ATTTGCAAGCAATCGTTCTTGCTGGTGGAATATCAGAACGCTTTCAAACCGGAAAAACCAAACTAATTGAAAAAATCTGTGGTACCGAAATGATATTGTACCCAGTTAATTTATTAAAATCTTTATCCATTCCAACAACAATTGTTGTTGGCTTCCAACACGATAGAATTAAAAAAATTATTCAAAGCAGCAATCCTGAGGTAACTTTTGTTTTGCAACTTTCACCTCTTGGGACAGGTCATGCAGCAAAATTAACAAAAGACATTTGGTCTGAAAATCATATTCTTTTAATGAATGGCGACATCCCTTTAATCACTCCAGAAATTATTAACAAACTATATCGCCAACACATTAAAACAGATGCAGACATTAGCTTTATAACAGCCCATGGAATAGATCTAGATTCTAAAAAGTATTCTCGCGTTATCATTAATGATAATAAAATTCAAGTATCAGAAGAACCCAACACAGACCAAGGCGATGATGCTGATCAGTGCTGTATCAGCGCAGGAATTTATATAGCAAAACGCTCTTTTTTAAATACTTATATTGATAAACTTTCAAAAAATGAGTCAACAGGCGAATTTTATTTGCCAGAGCTTGTAAAAATCGCAAGCGACAATCACTGTAAAATTATAACCACCTCTGTCTCTTTTGATATTGTTCGCAGCATCGATACCCTTGCTGATCTTTGGGCAATTGAACATATCAAGCGATCACAATTAATGTTACACTGGATGGATCATGGGGTTAGATTTGCAAACACTTTAAATGTTTTGATAGATGAAACGGTCACCATTGAACCAGGATGCTACATAGGCTCTGGAGCAATGCTTCTTGGACACACAAAAATTAAATCTCGAAGCTCTATTGGCGCATATACGCAAATAGAAAATAGCACAATAGAAGAACAATGCACAATCCCGCCGCACATGATTATTTCTCAGTCAAAAATTACAAAAGAAATGAAACTTTCATCATTTACACAAATTGACAAATACAGCGAACAAGATGTGTCAGAAGTAAGTTTTATGGGCGCAAGAAAAATACAAGAAACAATTTTATAA
- a CDS encoding exonuclease SbcCD subunit D, whose protein sequence is MIRFIHTADIHFGMENYGRVDPETGIHSRLLDFKKSFDACVDYAIAQNVDLFVFAGDAYKTANPSPTQQKLLMQSFMKLYKASIPVVIVIGNHDNPLSYGKANALDIFAHLPIDGFHVFSKPASLVIQTKSGPIQIVGIPWPNRHNVSINFTHFAQSATDLTKHISDSLATIIETMARKLDQNIPAVLVGHLTVSSGIFSGSEKRAVYGHDPILLPSQLAVEPFDYVALGHLHRFQNVNDKGNIPVIYSGSIDRIDFGERKEEKGFCDVIINQKNDVKYNFIPLATRPFIQVDVSLNEQDDQTEQILKALAKHTIQNAILKITYEIPSTLTDMVDVKKIQKYCFDAMHIVGIIPIRSVQTRAHRDLLKNEMNLETLLQTYFESQDSLKKRALILTEKALRLDELKQAVDGDCHEEI, encoded by the coding sequence ATGATTAGATTTATTCATACAGCAGACATTCATTTTGGAATGGAGAATTATGGCAGAGTTGATCCCGAAACAGGGATTCACTCTCGCCTACTAGATTTTAAAAAATCTTTTGATGCTTGCGTTGATTATGCAATTGCACAAAATGTAGACCTTTTTGTTTTTGCAGGAGACGCTTACAAAACCGCAAATCCAAGCCCTACGCAACAGAAGCTTCTTATGCAGTCTTTTATGAAGCTTTACAAAGCAAGTATTCCTGTCGTTATAGTTATTGGAAATCATGACAATCCACTCAGCTATGGAAAAGCAAACGCTCTTGATATTTTTGCCCACCTACCAATTGACGGATTTCATGTGTTTTCAAAACCAGCAAGCTTAGTTATTCAAACAAAATCAGGGCCAATCCAAATTGTCGGAATCCCTTGGCCAAACCGTCATAACGTTTCAATTAATTTCACACATTTTGCACAAAGCGCTACAGATCTTACAAAACACATATCTGACTCTCTAGCAACAATTATTGAAACTATGGCGCGAAAACTAGATCAAAATATTCCTGCTGTTTTAGTTGGACATTTAACCGTAAGCTCTGGAATTTTTTCTGGTTCAGAAAAAAGAGCAGTTTATGGACATGATCCAATTTTACTTCCATCGCAGCTTGCCGTAGAACCTTTTGACTATGTTGCCCTTGGTCACTTACACAGATTTCAAAATGTAAATGACAAGGGAAATATTCCAGTTATTTATTCTGGATCAATTGATCGAATTGATTTTGGTGAAAGAAAAGAAGAAAAAGGATTTTGCGACGTTATAATTAATCAAAAAAACGATGTGAAATATAATTTTATTCCGCTTGCAACAAGGCCGTTTATTCAAGTAGATGTTTCTTTAAACGAGCAAGATGATCAAACAGAGCAGATTTTAAAAGCCCTGGCAAAGCATACTATTCAAAACGCTATTTTAAAAATCACCTATGAGATTCCATCAACGCTTACCGACATGGTTGATGTAAAAAAAATTCAAAAATATTGCTTCGACGCTATGCATATTGTCGGCATAATCCCAATCAGATCTGTGCAAACAAGGGCGCATCGAGATCTTTTAAAAAATGAAATGAACCTTGAAACTCTTTTACAAACGTATTTTGAGTCACAAGATTCATTAAAAAAACGAGCTTTAATTTTAACAGAAAAAGCTTTAAGACTTGATGAGCTTAAACAAGCTGTTGATGGCGATTGTCATGAAGAAATTTAA
- a CDS encoding pentapeptide repeat-containing protein: MKLIIYFFMTLAFFRLEAYNPHQIKLLKKDASGGKSINISGCDFRGAGTLLQGIDFSNAIAGNANHDTCSKVTGILFLTEVLGQKTDLTGSNFSGANLRSASFKGAILTGANFSGADVSFASFAQANLTNAIFAGATGVATAVFCGATMPDGSTCSGKSWTSQKGQVFLCQCPKKQ, from the coding sequence ATGAAGTTAATAATCTATTTTTTTATGACGCTGGCATTCTTTAGGCTTGAGGCCTACAACCCTCATCAGATTAAGCTTTTAAAGAAAGATGCTTCTGGGGGGAAATCTATTAATATTTCTGGCTGTGATTTTAGAGGCGCTGGAACTCTTTTGCAGGGCATTGATTTTAGCAATGCGATAGCTGGAAATGCGAATCATGACACTTGCTCAAAGGTTACAGGAATACTTTTTTTAACAGAAGTTCTTGGTCAAAAAACTGATTTGACGGGGAGTAATTTCTCTGGGGCAAACTTAAGATCGGCTAGCTTTAAAGGAGCTATTTTAACAGGAGCAAATTTTTCAGGAGCTGATGTTTCCTTTGCAAGTTTTGCTCAAGCAAATCTTACAAATGCTATCTTTGCAGGAGCAACTGGCGTGGCAACAGCGGTTTTTTGTGGAGCTACTATGCCAGACGGGTCAACCTGTTCTGGAAAATCATGGACTTCTCAAAAAGGTCAGGTTTTTTTATGTCAGTGCCCTAAAAAGCAGTAA
- the secA gene encoding preprotein translocase subunit SecA: protein MVTQFLTKIFGSANQRAVQKLQATVDKINSLEQITEQLSDQDIQLKTTEFRKQLADGKHLNDILPEVFAVAREACKRTLNMRPFDVQLMGGIVLHQGKIAEMKTGEGKTLTATLALYINALAGKGAHLVTVNDYLVQRDSEWNRPFYEFLGLTVGVITNDMHDAQRKEQYNCDVLYVTNNELGFDYLRDNMKFRKEDYVQRELHFAIIDECDSILIDEARTPLIISGAAERSSNLYKVAQGVVHDLVKTTDYEFDEKARSIQLTEEGHDKVESRLNIKNLYAVENVNVLHHIMQALKANVAFKLDVDYVVRDGEVLIVDEFTGRILSGRRYSDGLHQAIEAKENVKIEQESQTLASITLQNFFRIYKKLAGMTGTAMTEAEELSKIYKLDVVAIPTNRNMIRDDKNDLIFLTEKAKYSAIVQDVKERHAKGQPVLIGTIAVEKSEQLSDVLRREGIPHDVLNAKQHAREAEIILNAGQPGHVTIATNMAGRGTDIKLHPDALAAGGLYVLGTERHESRRIDNQLRGRSGRQGDAGESRFYISLEDELIRVFSGGDSMKYYMEKAGMTEDEQIESRSVSKSIEGSQEKVEKYNFESRKNLIEYDDVLNQHRNVIYTLRQDILKNSDNIYEIVRDFIDDTVSDLVAAHCDNREVTRVQMDQIFESLSLGTGLPLSMLQKERFLVTNSDYFLKDLINFVLLKYDEFRNQVGADKIQDAEKWIMLETIDYSWKQHMINIDHLKEGIGLRGWGQKNPLIEYKKEAFSMFEEMMKEVRSDIVRHIFHMRPEAFDQQKLIDRREKEMDAMHMVSADNEKAEKKPEQVKRDEDKVGRNEPCHCGSGKKFKKCCA from the coding sequence ATGGTAACACAATTTCTGACTAAAATTTTTGGAAGCGCAAATCAACGAGCCGTTCAAAAATTACAAGCGACTGTTGATAAAATTAATTCGCTTGAGCAAATCACGGAGCAGCTTTCTGATCAAGATATTCAATTAAAAACAACTGAGTTTCGAAAACAATTAGCTGATGGTAAGCATCTAAATGATATTTTACCAGAAGTTTTTGCTGTTGCTCGTGAAGCATGCAAGCGAACTTTAAATATGAGACCTTTTGATGTTCAGCTCATGGGTGGCATTGTTTTACATCAAGGTAAAATAGCAGAAATGAAAACAGGTGAAGGAAAAACATTAACAGCAACCTTGGCGCTTTACATAAATGCTCTTGCTGGAAAAGGGGCTCATTTAGTTACCGTTAACGATTACTTAGTGCAGCGCGACTCTGAATGGAATAGACCATTTTATGAATTCCTAGGGTTAACCGTTGGTGTCATTACAAACGATATGCATGACGCACAAAGAAAAGAGCAATACAATTGTGATGTTTTATATGTAACAAATAATGAATTAGGTTTTGATTATTTACGCGACAATATGAAATTTCGCAAAGAAGATTATGTTCAACGGGAACTTCACTTTGCTATCATTGACGAGTGTGACTCAATTTTAATTGATGAGGCTAGAACTCCTTTAATTATTTCAGGTGCTGCAGAAAGATCTTCAAATCTTTATAAAGTAGCTCAAGGCGTTGTTCATGATTTAGTAAAAACTACAGATTATGAATTTGATGAAAAAGCTCGGTCTATTCAATTGACCGAAGAAGGTCATGACAAGGTTGAATCTCGGTTAAATATTAAAAATTTATATGCCGTTGAAAATGTAAATGTTTTGCATCATATAATGCAGGCGTTAAAAGCCAACGTTGCTTTTAAGCTTGATGTTGACTATGTAGTTCGAGATGGCGAAGTTTTAATTGTTGATGAATTTACTGGACGAATTCTTTCTGGACGTCGTTACAGCGATGGGCTGCATCAGGCAATTGAAGCAAAAGAAAATGTCAAAATTGAGCAAGAGTCTCAAACTCTTGCATCTATAACTCTTCAAAATTTCTTTAGAATATACAAGAAGTTAGCTGGAATGACCGGTACTGCAATGACAGAAGCAGAAGAGCTTTCAAAAATTTACAAACTTGACGTGGTTGCTATTCCAACAAATCGCAACATGATTCGTGATGATAAAAATGATTTGATTTTTTTAACAGAAAAAGCAAAATACTCAGCAATTGTTCAGGATGTAAAAGAGCGCCATGCAAAAGGTCAGCCAGTTTTAATTGGTACCATTGCCGTTGAGAAATCAGAGCAGCTCAGCGATGTCTTGCGAAGAGAGGGAATACCTCATGATGTTTTAAACGCGAAACAACATGCGCGAGAAGCTGAAATTATTTTGAATGCTGGACAGCCTGGTCATGTGACCATTGCAACCAATATGGCTGGTCGCGGAACAGATATTAAACTTCATCCTGATGCGCTAGCCGCAGGTGGATTATATGTTCTTGGAACGGAAAGACATGAAAGTCGTAGAATTGACAATCAGTTGCGTGGACGATCTGGTCGTCAAGGTGATGCTGGCGAATCAAGATTTTATATTTCTTTAGAAGATGAGCTGATTAGAGTTTTTTCTGGTGGTGATTCAATGAAATACTATATGGAAAAAGCTGGGATGACAGAAGATGAGCAAATTGAATCTAGATCTGTTTCAAAATCAATTGAAGGCTCCCAAGAAAAAGTTGAAAAATATAATTTTGAATCTCGTAAAAACTTAATTGAATATGACGATGTGTTAAATCAGCATAGAAATGTGATTTATACGTTGCGCCAAGATATTTTAAAAAACTCTGATAATATTTATGAAATTGTGCGTGATTTTATTGATGATACGGTGAGTGATTTAGTTGCCGCTCATTGTGACAATCGAGAAGTTACAAGGGTGCAAATGGATCAAATTTTTGAATCACTCTCTTTGGGAACAGGTCTTCCTTTAAGCATGCTTCAAAAAGAACGATTTTTAGTAACTAACTCGGATTATTTCTTAAAAGATCTTATTAATTTTGTGTTGTTAAAATATGATGAGTTTCGTAATCAAGTGGGCGCAGACAAGATTCAGGACGCTGAAAAATGGATTATGCTTGAAACAATTGATTACAGCTGGAAGCAGCATATGATTAATATTGATCATTTAAAAGAAGGTATTGGGCTTCGTGGATGGGGCCAAAAAAATCCATTAATTGAATATAAAAAAGAAGCATTCTCTATGTTTGAAGAGATGATGAAAGAGGTTAGAAGTGACATTGTTAGACATATCTTCCACATGAGACCTGAAGCGTTTGATCAACAAAAGTTGATTGATCGTCGCGAAAAAGAAATGGACGCGATGCACATGGTTTCTGCTGACAATGAAAAAGCGGAAAAAAAACCAGAACAAGTTAAAAGAGATGAAGATAAGGTTGGAAGAAATGAGCCTTGCCATTGCGGATCTGGTAAAAAGTTTAAAAAATGTTGCGCATAG
- the pgeF gene encoding peptidoglycan editing factor PgeF — protein MINDVSDFVSIFFFDKQHEISMHDIKDLRYSANLKSLVNSLGFETFIVLDQTHSSKGVCVEQVEELQYKDSFESWFKYQGDFLITNKKKCALVILTADCVPIVFYDNVNQAIGAAHAGWKGTVGQVAKNTIVKMQQAYGTKLSDLQSFFGWSAGDCCYEVTPEFLDHFKKFDYGQNSFVKKGGKIYFNNRLHLYEGLKKFGIRPEKIYTTNDLCTICNVRFCSARRDKDLAGRQVTVVALK, from the coding sequence ATGATCAATGATGTAAGTGATTTTGTAAGCATATTCTTCTTCGATAAACAGCATGAAATATCAATGCATGATATTAAAGATTTGCGATATAGCGCCAATTTAAAATCACTGGTAAACAGCTTAGGCTTTGAAACATTTATAGTTCTTGATCAAACGCATTCTTCAAAAGGAGTTTGCGTTGAACAAGTTGAAGAGCTTCAATATAAAGATAGTTTTGAAAGTTGGTTTAAGTATCAGGGCGATTTTTTAATAACAAATAAAAAAAAATGCGCCCTGGTTATTCTTACCGCTGACTGTGTACCAATAGTTTTTTATGACAATGTAAATCAAGCAATTGGAGCTGCTCATGCTGGATGGAAAGGAACTGTCGGGCAAGTTGCTAAAAACACAATTGTTAAAATGCAGCAGGCCTATGGAACAAAGCTTAGCGACTTACAATCCTTTTTTGGATGGAGCGCTGGAGATTGTTGTTATGAAGTTACTCCAGAGTTTTTAGATCATTTTAAAAAGTTTGATTATGGGCAAAATAGCTTTGTTAAAAAAGGTGGTAAAATCTATTTTAATAATCGTTTACACCTGTATGAAGGATTGAAAAAATTTGGCATACGGCCAGAGAAGATATACACTACCAATGATCTATGTACAATATGCAATGTTCGTTTTTGCTCTGCTAGGCGAGATAAAGATTTAGCTGGGCGTCAAGTAACAGTTGTAGCGTTAAAATAA
- the ftsZ gene encoding cell division protein FtsZ, with amino-acid sequence MIELDTLNETQQDSTFVKIKIIGVGGAGGNTVNSMISSGIDGVDFVVANSDMQALRQSKAVCKIQLGVKATKGLGCGANPEVGRRATEEDLERIMEQIGDADIVFIVAGMGGGTGSGGAPVIAKALKDRGILSIAVVTKPFAFEGKRRMIVAQEALDQLKKDVDTLIIVPNEKLLTLVDRSVSMIDSFEMINQLLMQSIKSVSSIISRSGHINVDFADLRAIMKGMGLAMMGTGSASGHNRAVEAAKKAISSQLLENMDIKSARGVLMNICGGPDLSLHEINDAANVIYDESNKDAHIILGSVIDPSMGDEVVVSVVATGFSPVAAQVPVEKIMPSVAQPKPEEKRIMQHEPQLARVMVERNDFAQSDSLEIPAYLRKQDPSNHGADHGMDQGVDGQ; translated from the coding sequence ATGATAGAGCTAGATACTCTTAATGAAACACAGCAAGATTCAACATTCGTTAAAATTAAAATTATTGGAGTTGGTGGTGCTGGTGGAAACACCGTGAATAGCATGATTAGTTCTGGTATTGATGGTGTTGATTTTGTGGTTGCAAATTCTGATATGCAAGCACTGCGACAATCAAAGGCAGTTTGTAAAATTCAATTAGGCGTAAAAGCAACTAAGGGTCTTGGCTGTGGTGCCAATCCAGAGGTTGGACGCAGAGCAACAGAAGAAGATCTTGAGCGCATCATGGAACAAATTGGTGATGCAGACATTGTCTTTATTGTTGCTGGTATGGGCGGAGGTACTGGTTCTGGTGGTGCTCCTGTCATTGCAAAAGCTTTAAAAGATCGCGGAATTTTAAGCATAGCTGTTGTAACAAAGCCTTTTGCTTTTGAAGGTAAACGTCGAATGATAGTTGCCCAAGAAGCACTTGATCAGCTTAAAAAAGATGTTGATACTTTAATTATTGTTCCCAATGAGAAACTTTTAACCCTTGTAGATCGATCAGTTTCGATGATTGATTCTTTTGAAATGATTAATCAATTGCTTATGCAGTCAATTAAAAGTGTTTCTTCTATTATTTCTCGTTCTGGTCATATCAATGTTGATTTTGCAGATTTGCGCGCAATCATGAAAGGCATGGGCCTTGCAATGATGGGAACGGGTAGCGCTTCTGGTCATAATCGAGCTGTTGAAGCTGCAAAAAAAGCAATATCGTCTCAGCTACTAGAAAATATGGATATTAAAAGTGCCCGTGGCGTACTGATGAATATTTGTGGTGGCCCTGATCTATCACTTCATGAAATTAATGATGCTGCAAATGTTATTTATGATGAATCAAATAAAGATGCACATATTATTTTAGGCTCAGTTATAGATCCGTCAATGGGTGATGAAGTTGTTGTTTCTGTTGTAGCAACTGGATTTTCTCCTGTAGCTGCGCAGGTACCAGTGGAAAAAATTATGCCATCTGTTGCACAGCCAAAACCAGAAGAAAAACGAATAATGCAGCACGAGCCTCAACTAGCAAGAGTAATGGTTGAAAGAAATGATTTTGCGCAGTCAGACTCTTTAGAGATTCCTGCTTATTTACGAAAACAGGATCCATCAAATCATGGCGCTGATCATGGCATGGACCAGGGTGTTGATGGACAATGA
- the ftsA gene encoding cell division protein FtsA, which produces MAKVFHSLITSIDVGTTKISVLIAQKTSDETVEILGIGWSPSEGLDRGVVVDVARTVQSIKQAVKEAELMAGCSVTDAYVGISGAHIQSFNTHGAVPIKRTQVLPSDIQAVLAVAQAVPIEEGQKVLHALPQYFMVDGKDRVTNPIGLHGVRLEAVVHVITGAVFSIQNLIKCCELAGIVVKDIVLEQLASADGVLSSDERALGVGVLDIGGGTSDFAIYQQGSIRYTKVIPLAGNYFTKDLAVGLRATLKDAERFKREHGFVGRMYQDEDEELEIESVHGSVVHKVSKQQAGYILHARALELFVILQDDIQRSSLSSVMTAGLVLTGGGSLLKGIDELAKKTLGLPVRIGRPMVDCSFSGSLNSPIHATGYGLLKYALRKNKQVGLDQMEGPMVQRVFTKMRSWVDKFF; this is translated from the coding sequence ATGGCAAAAGTTTTTCATTCTTTAATTACATCAATTGATGTAGGAACTACTAAAATATCTGTGCTCATTGCACAAAAAACAAGCGACGAAACTGTCGAGATCCTTGGAATTGGTTGGTCTCCGTCTGAGGGTCTTGACAGGGGCGTTGTTGTTGATGTTGCAAGAACGGTTCAGTCAATCAAGCAAGCGGTAAAAGAAGCAGAGCTTATGGCTGGATGCTCGGTGACTGATGCATATGTGGGAATTTCTGGAGCTCACATTCAATCTTTTAATACTCATGGGGCTGTGCCAATCAAGCGTACACAAGTATTGCCATCAGACATTCAAGCCGTTTTGGCTGTTGCGCAAGCTGTGCCAATTGAAGAAGGTCAAAAAGTTTTGCATGCTTTGCCGCAGTATTTTATGGTTGATGGAAAAGATCGGGTTACAAATCCAATTGGGCTTCATGGTGTCAGGTTGGAGGCCGTGGTACATGTTATTACTGGTGCTGTTTTTTCTATACAAAATTTAATTAAATGTTGTGAACTTGCAGGCATTGTTGTTAAAGATATCGTATTGGAGCAATTAGCATCTGCAGATGGCGTTTTAAGCTCAGATGAAAGAGCTTTGGGCGTAGGAGTGCTTGATATTGGTGGTGGAACTTCAGACTTTGCAATTTATCAACAAGGTAGCATTCGTTACACTAAAGTGATTCCACTTGCTGGTAATTATTTTACCAAAGATTTAGCTGTTGGGCTTAGAGCAACTCTTAAAGATGCTGAGCGATTTAAACGGGAACATGGATTTGTGGGCCGTATGTATCAAGATGAAGATGAAGAGCTTGAAATTGAATCAGTACATGGTAGCGTAGTCCATAAAGTAAGCAAACAGCAGGCGGGCTATATTTTACACGCAAGGGCTTTAGAGCTTTTTGTAATCTTGCAAGATGATATTCAGCGGTCATCTCTTTCATCTGTCATGACTGCAGGATTGGTTCTTACTGGAGGAGGATCACTTTTAAAAGGTATTGATGAATTAGCAAAAAAAACATTGGGGCTGCCAGTACGAATTGGAAGACCGATGGTTGATTGTAGTTTTTCTGGATCATTAAATAGTCCAATACATGCAACCGGTTATGGACTTTTGAAATATGCTTTAAGAAAAAATAAGCAAGTAGGGCTAGACCAAATGGAAGGACCAATGGTACAGCGAGTTTTTACAAAAATGAGATCTTGGGTAGATAAATTTTTTTAA
- the rlmB gene encoding 23S rRNA (guanosine(2251)-2'-O)-methyltransferase RlmB, whose translation MKNNKSGKNNISLKRSVASNKSVLVSSKKSIPKSTPRITPGNSPEKYADFIYGVHAALEALQAKRRKISMVYTTKAPVKSWPAIQELLPKHIPIQFVTREVLENMTGSTDHQGIVLFVSPFPFEKNMFEPQKFPFLVVLDGVQDVRNLGAIIRSAYCTGVDGIVLCSKNSAPLTSAAIKASAGLSEHARIFIAPSMGFVMQELKNRGYGIYLATLGAGENASTVEFKSPAALVIGSEESGVSKEVLKYGTRILLPQRRADISYNASVAAGILMFLMGNQFKKIQ comes from the coding sequence ATGAAAAATAACAAGTCTGGAAAAAATAATATATCATTAAAAAGAAGTGTTGCTTCAAATAAAAGTGTTCTGGTGTCGTCAAAAAAAAGTATACCAAAAAGTACACCAAGAATTACCCCTGGAAATTCTCCTGAAAAATATGCTGATTTTATTTATGGAGTTCATGCAGCCCTTGAAGCTTTACAGGCAAAACGTCGTAAAATAAGCATGGTTTATACCACAAAAGCTCCGGTCAAATCATGGCCAGCTATTCAAGAGCTTTTGCCAAAACATATTCCTATTCAGTTTGTGACGCGTGAAGTTCTTGAAAATATGACAGGGTCAACTGATCATCAAGGAATTGTGCTCTTTGTTTCTCCGTTCCCATTTGAAAAAAATATGTTTGAACCTCAAAAGTTTCCATTTTTGGTTGTTCTTGATGGTGTTCAAGATGTTAGAAATTTGGGAGCAATCATAAGATCTGCTTATTGTACGGGCGTTGATGGAATTGTACTTTGTAGTAAAAACAGCGCACCTCTTACTTCTGCTGCAATTAAAGCTTCTGCCGGCTTGTCAGAGCATGCAAGAATCTTTATTGCTCCATCAATGGGTTTTGTGATGCAAGAGTTAAAAAATCGTGGATATGGTATTTATTTAGCAACTTTGGGCGCTGGTGAAAATGCATCTACCGTAGAATTTAAGTCTCCGGCCGCTTTGGTTATTGGCAGTGAAGAGTCTGGGGTTTCCAAAGAAGTTTTAAAATATGGAACTCGGATTTTACTTCCACAGCGTAGAGCTGATATTTCTTACAACGCTTCTGTTGCTGCTGGAATTTTAATGTTTTTAATGGGGAATCAGTTTAAAAAAATTCAATAA
- the alr gene encoding alanine racemase — translation MNYTTWIEINKSALEHNVNQYRLWLPKETEIAPVVKANAYGHGLTEIGMLHEQNKLITRLCVANTLEGIYLRKAGVTKPILVLGFINTDLQDIAQYNLDMIVSDLAIIKALNKLGEKNSKKINVHLKIDTGLSRLGILPAEFPVFADMIKNSVFLNLQGICSHLIEASNQESVHLQEELLSPFYQEDIEMHTSNSHGSLVSKNKYSFARIGAGIYGYLPEADPTLQSLLQPVLALKTRVIGLKEIPSGQTVGYGRTYTATQPTKLAILGMGYYEGIDPDLANTGRVLMRGQFAPIVGRVNMNYFTVDVTHIAQVKRHDVATVLGKDGNHSLSAYDWRIGAKKNVRIFLARLNNTIPKIIV, via the coding sequence ATGAATTACACGACCTGGATAGAAATTAACAAATCAGCCCTCGAACACAACGTCAATCAATACAGACTTTGGCTTCCAAAAGAAACTGAGATAGCACCAGTGGTCAAAGCAAATGCCTACGGACATGGACTTACAGAAATAGGCATGCTGCATGAGCAAAACAAGCTTATCACCAGACTGTGTGTTGCAAATACACTAGAAGGCATATATCTAAGAAAAGCTGGCGTCACAAAGCCAATTTTAGTTCTTGGGTTTATAAATACTGATCTTCAAGACATTGCTCAGTACAATTTAGATATGATCGTATCAGACCTTGCAATAATAAAAGCGCTCAACAAGCTTGGCGAAAAAAACAGTAAAAAAATAAACGTACATTTAAAAATAGACACTGGACTATCGAGGCTTGGGATTTTACCAGCAGAGTTTCCAGTCTTTGCAGATATGATTAAAAATTCGGTATTCTTAAACCTTCAAGGCATTTGTTCACATTTGATAGAAGCTAGCAATCAAGAATCGGTTCACCTTCAAGAAGAGCTTCTATCTCCTTTTTACCAAGAAGATATTGAAATGCACACTTCAAACTCACACGGCAGCTTGGTCAGTAAAAATAAATATTCTTTTGCTCGCATAGGAGCTGGAATTTATGGATATTTACCAGAAGCAGACCCAACCCTTCAAAGTTTATTACAACCGGTTTTAGCTTTAAAAACTAGAGTGATTGGACTAAAAGAAATTCCTTCAGGACAAACCGTTGGATATGGTCGCACATACACTGCAACCCAGCCAACAAAGTTAGCAATTTTAGGCATGGGATACTACGAAGGCATCGATCCTGACCTTGCAAATACCGGTCGGGTTTTAATGCGGGGCCAATTTGCTCCAATTGTTGGAAGAGTAAATATGAACTATTTCACCGTTGACGTAACACACATTGCACAAGTTAAGCGCCACGATGTTGCAACTGTTTTAGGAAAAGACGGAAATCATTCCTTAAGCGCTTATGACTGGCGTATCGGAGCTAAAAAGAATGTTCGAATATTTTTAGCTAGGCTTAACAATACCATCCCAAAAATTATCGTTTAA